TCCACCGCTTGCCGTCGCTTGATCCAGTGCCACTGCCGGCGCGTCAGCGTCTTGGCTTTCCCACGGTGCAGCACCTGTACCCCATCGACCTCGCGCCCGCGATAGCCCAGGTCCACGATCGCTACCGTCGGGGCGACAGCCACGTCTTGCAGCAATCCGCGTGTCTGCTCCAGTTGCTCGGCCAAGGTATCGCCGTCGTACGGATTGCCAGGGAAACTCCGCGCACCCACGACCAATCCCTTGCAGGCCGTCACCGCAATGCCGACCTTTACGCCAAACTCGTACGGTTGACGCGCTTTGCCCTTGCCGATGCATTCCACCTCCGGAGCATGCAACGCATACAGCTTGTGCTTGTCCTTGGGGTGTTGCGTGTACAGGCGTTGCGCACGGTCCAGCCACACAGCGATGCGCTCGCGCACGCTGTCCTCCACTGCGTCTAGCTTGCGCTGCATATCGCGCACCACGCGCCCCAACACTGTGCGTTGGCGCCGCAGCGCAGCTCGCATGCGCTTGAACTGGCGCGCATGGGCATAGCGGCCCGCCTTGCGGCTCAAGGCAGGGCCTTGCCGTGCGTAGGTTTGCCGAAGCGCAATACCGTGGCGCTTGGCCAGCAGCACCAGCTTCTTGCGTGCCACCTCCAGCAGACGGCTATCGGTCGGATAGGCGATTGCCTTTTCCTGCACCGTGGTATCGACGATCACCCGCGACAGCTCGCGTGCATCCACCGCCCTCATCGCGTGCGCCGCATTGATCGTGTGCGCCAGAACCTCTTCCATCCCAGCTTCGCCCAGGCGCTGACGCCAGCGCGTCAGCGAACTGGCATCGCATGGCAGACGCGTCTGGAACACCACCTCACCGGTGAAGAACTGCCAGTACGGATTCTCCAGCCAGCGCTCGCACACCGCTTCGTCGGACAGGTCATAGGCGTGCTTGAGGTACAGCAAACCGGTCATCAAGCGCACCGGCAAGGCCGGACGCCCACCTCCGGCGGGCGTGGCCGGCAAGTGCGAGCAAAGCGCCTGCTCCAACGCGGCCCACGGCATCCGTTGACTCAACTGCGCCAGCGGATGGCGCAGATCGATCTGGTTCTCCAGGCGCGAACGAAACAACTCCTCGGCGGGGGTGTCTTCGGCAGCAGGGCGGCGTGTACGCATGGACGGAAATTGCAAGAAATCAGCCCACAGCGTAGCGAAAACTGGTAGTTCCGGCACGCCTGCGCGGCCGGTGAAGCCTTGCTGTGACTGGGATGGTGGGGATTTTCAGGGACGACGCGGTAGACTCGCTCGCTCATGCGCGTGTGCTGATCGAAGTGAGGTCTGAACAAGATTTCAGATCGCGGAGATTACGCCATCCTGAACGCCATGCTCGCACGTGTTGCTGATGACTCAACCTGGCGATTGCTTGGTGGCGATTGAAAATACAGCGGTCTCAATATTCAAGTGCAACACGTGATTTGAATTGGAGAATGTCCTTCTCGAGTGCCGCGGCCGGCGTCATCCAGTTTAATGTCTGTCGCGGCCGCACATTCATCAGCTTGGCGACACGATCGAGGTACTCCTGACCGGCCTGCGTCAGGTCCACACCCTTGGCCAGGAATTGCCGCAGCAGGCCATTGGCAGGCGTGCTCAGCCGCGCTTGCGTGCGCCGCTGCAGACCGTCGAGGGTCCGTGTCTGTCGCCGCGCCGTTCGGCCAATGATCTTCCGTTTGCGCGCACCTGCAAGACGTATGACACGGGTCTCGGTTGCGCGCTTGCTACAAGACCAACTTCGTGTGCGGCGCGAGTGGTTCGCAGTGTCTGGCTTGAGCGTGCATCCCCAGCCAGACACTTAGGTCTTACCGAACTGGTGTATTGGTAACTCATCGCATTTCTCTGGAGAGACTCAGATGACGTTGGAATCAGAAAATCACCACACAGCGAACACAGCGTTTTTCATCGGCCTCGGCACCCGCCTTGGGTTGCCCGGCGAGCTTGCACAGCGACTAGGCGCTGGAGAAACCATTCTCGGACCTGCGGGCATGCTGTGCCGTGTCCACACGCAGATGCAGCAGGGCGAACTGACAGCGTTTCCGGAAGTGATCCTGCCAATGGCCGCACGCGAGCTCGGCGGCGATGAGGTGGTGACGCTGCTGGCGCTACAGGAGCAATTGCTCACCGAATACGGCTGGCGGCTGGCGCTGTCGGATCTTGGCCTGCTGTGCGTCTGCCCGCTGCTGCGCGTGCGCACGCCCGACGATGTGGCCGCCGCATTGGAACGCGGGCAGGTGGTTGCCCGTGTGGTGCTGGACGCGCTGGTGACACAGGCCGGTAGCACGGCGGAGGTGGCCTCGTGAAGCTCACCAACAACACCGGAACCTCTATCGGCAGCGGCGCCACGTCTTCTGCGCATGCACGCTTGACGCAGGGCGAGGAGGACGTTCCTCCCACACAGACGCCCTTGCCGACCGGCACACTTGCAGGCTTGCCTTCGGGGCAGTTGCTGCGCAGCCGTCGCCCACAAGTATTACGTCGCGTGACCACTGGCGCGACTGACGCCGAAGCCTCGCATGGCGCATCACATCGCTCGGAGTCCTCGCAGTCGTTGGCGTCGACGAATGCAACGTTTTACACTCCGCCGTCCAGCCCCACGTCCCTGGTCTTCGACGCGCATGGCGCATCGCATCGCTCGGAGTCCTCGCAGTCGACGGATGCAACGTTTCACACTCTGCCGGCAAGCTACGCGTCCTCGCTCGTCGATGAGCCGCATGCGCCTGAGGCCGCAGCGACCTATGCGCAGCGCAGCGCCGTGGCAGCTGCTGAGTTGAAGGGGCAGCTACGTACGCGCCTGGACAATCTGCACTTCGCGGAGCCATCACAGGAGCAGGAGGAACTGCAGGCCGCGTATCTGCAATGGGCGGACGCGCGCGTGGACGAACGCATCGCCGCATTCGGGCCGGATGCCGGATACCAGATTGTCGGCGATATGAAGACGGCAGGCGCGAAGGCCGCGTGGCCGATCGCCTACGAGTGTCTCAGAGCCTTCATCATCGGCGCTATGCGGACCCCGTTCGGCCTCTTGGCGGGCGCTGCCTACGACGGCGCGCGCGCGCCAGGGTCGGAGACACTGAGTACCACGGCGCTGTCCGGCGTGGCGGCGGGCACGATGTCCTATATCAGCGATACGTTGCTGATCCCGGCGATGGATCGGCGCGCGCGTGTCGCCAACCTGCCGCGGTTCCAGGCCATCGACCCCAAGATCCTGGTGCCCGACCCGCCGCCGGTCTTGCTGAAAATCGATGGCGAAAACAAGCGCTTCACGCGTCCCGGAGAGGGCGACAGCGAAACGCTTCCCGAGCTCAAGGCACAGGTCTACGACCTACGTGCAGGTGTTACCCAGTGGCAATCCACGCTGGACGACAAGTCCCTGGACACCTTGCTGCTCAAGCCGACGATCAACGCAGGGTTCAATGCGGCGCGGCGGACCTCCGACGACCCGGGCACGCTCACCCCGGGCGGCCAACTGGGCTTGAGCGCGCTCGCCATCGGCGGGGCAGGGGTCGTGCAGAAGGCAATGCTCGAAACCGGCAAGGCGGTTGCGCGTAGTGGCCAGATGCGCGTCCCCGGCCTGCTTGGCGACCAGCAGCGGCTGAATCTGTTCGCGCTGGCGTTGCCGGACAAGACGCGTCGGCCCGCGCACTGGTCAGACGCTGTGCATTTCCCAAACTATCTGCTGCAAACCGGAATGGAAGGCCTCGGGTTGGCCAGGCAGGCCTTGAGTACCACCAATGCGATCACCACGGCGGTCCGCGACTTGCTGGTCCGGCACATGGTCAGCAACGTGATGGTCAGTTTCGCCTCGCTCGGTGCCGCCCGCCTGATCGCTTCGCCCTTGCGCGGCGGCGACGCAAACGGCAGCGTTACCGGCGAGGGCATCGATTCCAACGCGACGATCGTGCAACAGGCAGCGCAGACCTTCTTCAACGATACGCTCTGGAATGCGCTCAAGGCCAAGAACGGCAGCAACGCCACCCAGGCGACGCGACTGGATCAGGCGCGCGCCGTTAGCGCCGCCGGCCACCAACGCACCATCGCACGCACACTGCAGGCGCTGGCCCAACCCATCGACGCGGCCATCGCGCTGTTTTCGGCGCCGACATCGCAGGAGATTGCGCAGGCCTTGGAGGAAGGGCAGCCGCTTGCGCCTGCAGCGGGGCCGCTGGCGGGAAGACTGCGTGAAGCGCTGGAGGAATTGCGCACGGAGATCGGCACGCAGTCCGTGTCGATTGCGACCGTGGGCACCGCACTCGATCGCCTGCGCGCCGGGCAGGCGTCGATGTTCAGCGGCGTGCCAAGCAACGACCTGACGCATACACTCAGGACC
The window above is part of the Xanthomonas campestris pv. badrii genome. Proteins encoded here:
- the hap3 gene encoding Hpa3 family type III secretion system protein encodes the protein MTLESENHHTANTAFFIGLGTRLGLPGELAQRLGAGETILGPAGMLCRVHTQMQQGELTAFPEVILPMAARELGGDEVVTLLALQEQLLTEYGWRLALSDLGLLCVCPLLRVRTPDDVAAALERGQVVARVVLDALVTQAGSTAEVAS
- a CDS encoding IS5 family transposase, with amino-acid sequence MRTRRPAAEDTPAEELFRSRLENQIDLRHPLAQLSQRMPWAALEQALCSHLPATPAGGGRPALPVRLMTGLLYLKHAYDLSDEAVCERWLENPYWQFFTGEVVFQTRLPCDASSLTRWRQRLGEAGMEEVLAHTINAAHAMRAVDARELSRVIVDTTVQEKAIAYPTDSRLLEVARKKLVLLAKRHGIALRQTYARQGPALSRKAGRYAHARQFKRMRAALRRQRTVLGRVVRDMQRKLDAVEDSVRERIAVWLDRAQRLYTQHPKDKHKLYALHAPEVECIGKGKARQPYEFGVKVGIAVTACKGLVVGARSFPGNPYDGDTLAEQLEQTRGLLQDVAVAPTVAIVDLGYRGREVDGVQVLHRGKAKTLTRRQWHWIKRRQAVEPVIGHLKDDCRLRRCRLKGTQGDALHVLGCAAGYNLRWLMRWIALLRAWIRAMSQLSLGAMDRSQLAIGV
- the xopF1 gene encoding type III secretion system effector XopF1 yields the protein MKLTNNTGTSIGSGATSSAHARLTQGEEDVPPTQTPLPTGTLAGLPSGQLLRSRRPQVLRRVTTGATDAEASHGASHRSESSQSLASTNATFYTPPSSPTSLVFDAHGASHRSESSQSTDATFHTLPASYASSLVDEPHAPEAAATYAQRSAVAAAELKGQLRTRLDNLHFAEPSQEQEELQAAYLQWADARVDERIAAFGPDAGYQIVGDMKTAGAKAAWPIAYECLRAFIIGAMRTPFGLLAGAAYDGARAPGSETLSTTALSGVAAGTMSYISDTLLIPAMDRRARVANLPRFQAIDPKILVPDPPPVLLKIDGENKRFTRPGEGDSETLPELKAQVYDLRAGVTQWQSTLDDKSLDTLLLKPTINAGFNAARRTSDDPGTLTPGGQLGLSALAIGGAGVVQKAMLETGKAVARSGQMRVPGLLGDQQRLNLFALALPDKTRRPAHWSDAVHFPNYLLQTGMEGLGLARQALSTTNAITTAVRDLLVRHMVSNVMVSFASLGAARLIASPLRGGDANGSVTGEGIDSNATIVQQAAQTFFNDTLWNALKAKNGSNATQATRLDQARAVSAAGHQRTIARTLQALAQPIDAAIALFSAPTSQEIAQALEEGQPLAPAAGPLAGRLREALEELRTEIGTQSVSIATVGTALDRLRAGQASMFSGVPSNDLTHTLRTELQRLKDVLHDSEQLRQWENGRP